One Oreochromis niloticus isolate F11D_XX linkage group LG16, O_niloticus_UMD_NMBU, whole genome shotgun sequence genomic window carries:
- the LOC106097090 gene encoding sodium channel subunit beta-3, producing the protein MASVRFLLFLSLMSISAALQQDVQAKLGDDVTLQCEIFTDKIISVLKWSRPDLNTDGYVYFYRNKRSYENYQHPSFHGRVKLRDPEMKDGDVSVTLKNVTFNDTKIYECHVAVRNSGRSKRAHTEISHFIGLTVTGKVHKNMLEEHVMEREDADENTEVEQVETQTILIVAGVAAAAAAAGLLVLLLKKQHLVKVPTEEKSQGSSVDNKQQP; encoded by the exons ATGGCTTCTGTCAGATTTCTCCTCTTTTTGTCATTAATGTCTATATCTGCAG CTCTACAGCAGGATGTGCAGGCGAAGCttggagatgacgtcactctccAGTGTGAGATTTTCACAGATAAAATAATCTCAGTGCTGAAGTGGAGCAGACCTGACCTGAACACAGACGGCTACGTCTACTTCTACAGGAACAAACGCTCCTATGAAAACTACCAACATCCATCTTTTCATGGCCGAGTGAAGCTGAGGGACCCAGAGATGAAGGACGGAGACGTTTCTGTGACCCTGAAGAATGTAACGTTTAATGACACTAAGATTTATGAATGTCATGTAGCAGTGAGGAACTCTGGGAGAAGTAAAAGAGCTCACACTGAGATCAGTCACTTCATCGGCCTCACAGTCACAG GTAAAGTGCATAAAAACATGTTGGAGGAGCATGTCATGGAAAGAGAAGATGCTGATGAAAACACTGAGGTTGAACAGGTTGAAACACAGACTATCCTCATTGTTGCTGGtgttgctgcagctgctgcagctgctggtttGTTAGTGTTGCTCCTTAAGAAGCAGCATTTAGTTAAGGTTCCTACTGAGGAAAAATCACAAGGAAGTTCTGTTGATAACAAACAGCAGCCATAA
- the LOC102077201 gene encoding uncharacterized protein LOC102077201 — protein sequence MKDGDVSLILKNVTFNDTGMYECYVAVRMPVRSKRGHTEISHFINLTVTGETHNSIFEQSMTDREHGGGNMHFVPEEETPTIMMVFPAVVTAVVVAVLVVTIGGSVLLWRFKIKKQQTTEAATADLKCPAPKI from the exons atgaaggatggagacgtttCTCTGATCCTGAAGAACGTCACGTTTAATGACACTGGGATGTATGAGTGTTACGTAGCAGTGAGGATGCCTGTGAGAAGTAAAAGAGGTCACACTGAGATCAGTCACTTCATTAACCTCACAGTCACAG gtgaaacccATAACAGCATATTTGAGCAGTCCATGACAGACAGAGAACATGGAGGTGGAAACATGCATTTTGTTCCAGAGGAAGAAACTCCAACTATCATGATGGTTTTTCCTGCTGTTGTTACTGCTGTTGTTGTGGCTGTCCTTGTTGTTACTATCGGTGGTTCTGTGCTACTGTGGaggtttaaaataaagaaacagcAGACTACTGAGGCAGCCACAGCTGATCTGAAATGTCCTGCTCCTAAAATTTAG